The DNA segment TAagatactttagaaaaaaaatttgttttagaaaaaaaaaattatttactatgGAACAGTTCCTGGGTCATATAATTCCTTGAAATATcctaaatgttttcaaaatacatCAAAGTGTATATCGGTTGGTTATTATTAGGTACATTCTAACATATAtgatgaaatatatatgtataaagtgaTATAAATTTAAGTGATACATTTAAAGCCTATCAAACTTTGATATGgttgttttcatttgaaaaaatcaattttgtatactgatatttaattgttttttagTGCAGAGAGTgtttataataaaacataatcAGCCAATGTGTTTAACTGTGGACTAGAGAATAAGTTTTCCCTAAAggtctttgcaaaaaaaaataagaagtttCTGTAATGATTAGATAGTCAGCCCAATTGAGTCTTTAAAGTCTTGCATAAGGTTGAGAAAATTACACTTTGGTTTAAATACTATTCTTCACCAAAGTTTTCATGCTAAATGATTGAAGGCTTAAAAtatattgaggaaaaaaaaaaaaaaggaaaaatcttacAAATTAACTGTGTGGTAATAGttcctaaaatgtattttaagttatagatttttaaaatatattttatgcctCTCTGCAGCAGTGCCACATTAAATAGTTTAATAATTAAGAATATATGTGATCTTTCTATGACCTCAAGCAAtaggattttatttaaaaaaagaattatcagaAAATGAATCGTTGTGAGTCTCTAATTATTACCTCTAATGGGGTAGTATAGAATCATCTTTTTTTAACTGTAATTTTGCAGCTCCATCTCCTGTTCcttgtttaatattttattccaaaCAAAATATCCTAGAATAATAAGGTTTATATCAGCATAAGAGGGAATATGCCTCAGTGGAAAGGAACTTTACATGTTTTATGAAATGAAAGACAGTTGATATGTCTATTTATCTAGTGGGTAACTTATACTTTCAAGGCAGGCATCAAGTACATGGATGGATGAAGGCAAAGAAGGCAAAGTCACAGTAAAATCATTCAGTATCAGCTCTTCAGATGCAGCTTCCTCTGAAGTAAGTCTGAAGAAACTGTAGTTCCTTGATGAGTTTACTATaactcaaaacaaaaacatatgtcTACTCTGagacattatatttaaaatgttaaattttactttaatgcttatgtatgtaagttaaattttattttttgcatgcaGGTGTATTTTAATTGGGTTACGTCAGGGTTGgctgttatacatttattacttgtatGCTTTCTGCAAAGATAATATAAAGGTATGCATTTGAGATTTATTTGATCTTTACTGAATTTGAATCCTCTCAGGTTTACAAGgtttaccaggggctggggagaatcTTGGTGCAGTCAACTAGGACCAgtattcagtgaaagtgaaaagtgaaagtgaaagtcacatctaactctttccatgggattctccaggccagaatattggagtgggcagcctctttctcctccaggggatcttcctgacccagggatcaaactgggatctcctggtttggaggcagattctttaccagctgagctatgagggaagccccagtattcaGTAGTCTTATCTATCCTCAACCTGAGAGTACATGACCCCAGGGACATGCTTGACTTCCTAAGGAATATATCtgtttcattcttattttatctTCAAGTTTCTGCATTAAGCTTATCATGTAATCATAGTCACCAATATCTTGGGGATGATGAAAGGCTATAAAATACGTCAGCTATTTCAAAACATAgatatacataataaaaatttatgcagttccattaaaagaaatattttgcaaTTTGTATGGCTCCATAGGCATGCTAGCTATTAACACttccatttttataaactattttattaaaacttgttaatattaaaaatgtactaTATTGTCTACCTCCATGGCTTCCAGTTCTATGTATTTCTCTAGTTTTCATCTCCAGAAATGAGTTACTAATATCTTAAATTAATTctataatatttttatcatttattgcAGATTTCAAACTTCAAATGAAAATTGGAGATcccatgcaaatatatatatgaattagaATAATAACTTGGAAGGGctatattttgataaaaaataaGTACATATTTAATTGCTTCTTTGGCAAAATTGTTTAGGTTgaaatttataattttcagtttttggaCCTAGCAATAGTAAACTAGCTCTTGAGTCTCACCTGGTGAACAAAAATGTtcatcttgctttctctttccctgCCAAAGTTTCtgtggtgtgtgtgctaagtcacttcagtcatgtgtgattctttgcaaccctatggactgtagcccgccaagctcctctgtccatgggattttccaggcaagaatactggtgtgggttgccattgccttctccaggttctGGCTTtggtttaaaatatactttaagtaggtgttattttaatttgcttaGCTCACATTGAAGATCCAAGCCATTACCTAATGCACTGTAGGTAAATTATAATTaaacttatttataatttatttaaatttattggtAAATGCGGTATCATAAATTCTTCCAGGCCTCAATATATTGTTCTATATTAATGTCAATTAAATGTCTAGGTTGTTATTTTGTCAAAATCTAGGTAATGACTTTGTTTTTGGAAGAGGAGGTTGGGATTTgggagatttctttctttttggggaAAGTAGTTACTAGATTTCTTTTAGGTGTTTCTGAACTTGTGTTTGTTGTGGCATTTTTCCTTCGTCTAtcaagtggatttttaaaaatcaataatagaTGGCCCcaaatcaatttatttaatttatagagAAGATTTTATAccattcaatatttttaataattatcacAGTGCATACTGTCTTTGGAATCTGAGGTGAGAGAAAGTCTGATTATTAACTTTCTATTTGCTATTTCAGGTGCCTCCTTAATATATACTTCCCTCTTGTCAGGATTTTGCAACCATGGGAGacattttatgtataaatattattttatatatgcagATAATTTTAGATATATCTGAgacatttattatttctctttatagGCTGATACAATTATTAtatatgcatttctttttgtgaTCAGACATATTTCATGGTAATTTAagtaagaaatagaaaagtaGCTATACATGAATTCTTGTATTCTTAAtgacatatttataaattaatacaaGCTTTTCTCAAACTGCCTAATGTTTCTCACTTACTCACCTTTTCTCATTGCTAACCTAATATCCTTATTATTTCTTAGCATAACAGCCTGTTATTAACACATGTTTGTTTCAGTCTACTTTTGCTACATCTCTCCCAGTTCCTCAGGTGGACTTCCTGGCAGTCATGCACAGCCATGATAGAGAATAGCTGTAAACTTTAGGTGGAGAAAATCAGTTTGGCTTACATTTAGAGTTTCAGAAAATATCGGTGTGTTGTGTCCATCATAAGGATACACAACAAATGATAGGAACATTTACTAtacttttttgtaattttattaaatattttatttttgatcagttttattttatttattattattattatttttttttactttgcaatattgtattggttttgccatacatcaacatgcatccaccatgggtgtacacatgtttcccatcttgaactcccctcccacctccctcctcataccatccctctgggtcatctcagtgcaccagccccaagcttcctgtatcctgcattgaacctggactggtgactcgtttcttatatgatactatacatgttttaatgctattctcccaaatcatccccactccctctcccacagagtccaaaagactgttctatacatctgtgtctctttttctgtctcgcatacagggttgttaccatctttctaaattccatatatatgtgctagtatactgtattggtgtttttctttctggcttacttcactctgtataataggctccagtttcatccacttcattagaactgattcaaatgtattccttttaatggctgagtaatactccattatgtatatgtaccacagctttcttatccattttaaaagcaAGGAGCTAATAAGATATTATTTGCTCTGCAAATACTTAAAGGTCAGGTTTGTTTGAGAAAATAAGAGGCAAAATTTAAATTCATTAGCTTTGAATTAATCATTTTATCATGTTATTTGATTCAAAGTTAATGTCAGTGTTAAGTTTATGTTTAATTCATTCTCAAACTTTTCCTTATGTCtggttattttttccttaattcatTAAATATCTTTTACATTCATAGGAATCATAAACACTAATTGATTagaattatggggcttccctagtagctcagttggtaaagaatctgcctgcaatgcaggagacccggtttgattcctgggtcaggagtatcccctgcagaaggaaatggcaacccactccagtattcttgcctggagaatcccttggacaggggagcctggcaggccacagtccatggtgttgcaagagttgcatgtgacttagtgactaaatgatgACAAATTGATTAGAAAGGCAATACACGTTATCATTCTCTTCATGCCAGTTCACAGCcaatataaattcaaaatagagAAACACAGTAAACATTTAACATTATAGTGTATTTAACcaaatttttattactttatagAGTGAATTGAGTAGAAGACTAGGTTtataacaagaaaacaaaacttcagTGTATCCCcttgatgatattttaaaaggaagaaaataacttATGTTGGAAAATCACCTAAATTTTTATCTTATTGCTATTATCAAAATATGTTGAACTTTACATGATGTAAAACCTTTATTGGTATTTTGTAATTTGTTAAGTCTCTATAGTTTAATAAACAGATTCAGTGTATTGACTAAAGGAAGATATATTCCCTAAGGTGATtcaagaacattttctcacatgtTATAATCATCACTTTTTTCTCTTAAGGAAAGTCAATATTGTACATGGAATTCTCAGATATggtctgcttttatatttttatttaagtcatgaaaacaggaaatcaaagTGTCAAAACAGATTTTATACTTCTTGGTTTTTTCCAATATGGCCCAATAGACACCGTTCTCTTTGCTGTCATTGCAATCCTGTTTTCAGTGGCTCTGATGGGGAATATCATACTGATTCTTCTCATTCAATTGGACACCAGACTCCACACTCCAATGTACTTCCTACTCAGTCAACTCTCTTTCATTGACATGATGTACATCTCTACCATTGTGCCCAAAATGGCAACTAACTTTCTGTCCAATAGTAAGACCACTACATTTTTTGGTTGCGAGATTCAAGCATTTGTGTTCTTGGTCCTTGGTGGAACTGAAGCTCTTCTTcttggtgtcatgtcttatgatCGCTATGTAGCCATCTGTCACCCTTTACATTACCCTGTACTCATGAGCAAGAAGATCTGTTGGTTCATGATCACATGTGCATGGACCGGTTGTTCCATCAACTCTTTAATACATACCTTGTATGCATTTCAACTCCCCTTCTGTAGATCTCGATTATTaatcactttttctgtgaagttccatccatgttgccgttAGTGTGTCAGGACACTTCTCAGTATGAACATACAATACTCCTGAGTGGACTTATTATTCTGTTGTTACCTTTCATGGCCATTTTAGCTTCCTATGCCTGTGTACTTACTGTGGTATTCCAGATGAGTTCAGGAAAAGGGCAGACAAAAGCTGTCTCCACTTGTTCCTCTCACCTGACTGTGGCAAGTCTGTTCTATGTAACCACTCTCTCCACCTATACAAGGCCACACTCCTTGCATTCCCCGGAAGAGGACAAGATCGTAGCTGTATTTTATACCATTATTACACCTCTTCTGAACCCATTTATCTACAGCCTGAGGAATAAAGAAGTTATAAGGGCCTTGAGGAAAGTATGTGTGCAGAAAATATGACTGTAGGAATTCCTTATTGACTGAGACTGAATAACATAAAAAAGCTGTGCTTAAAATACTGTCTTGGAATatgtaaatgataataaaaactgCATAGTAATATATGAAACCTAAGAAATGTTTATGAAGGGAAAAAGTGATAAAAATCTTTATTACTCCTGATATCAGAATTTCCTTGAGCATTGTAATTGTAACTAGATGAATTTTCAATATAGAGGCTTGAGAAACACTGTATTGTCCAACTTATTTAACTTTGAACACAATAAAATTCAACCCTTTTAATCCAATGTTTTCATATTATGAATATTTTGAATGGGACATTTAATACCTGGGATCCAAAGCATGGggttcccaggtgattcagtggcaaaacaatctgcctgctgatatgcaggagatgtgggttccatcccaagtttggtaagatcccttggaggaggaaatgactaaccacttcagtattcagtattcttggctggagaatcccatatacagaggagcatcgcaggctacagtcaatagtgTCGCCAAAGACAGATATGACTGACAGACCCAGCACGCATTCAAAGCATATGGAATATACTTTATcctaggaaaggagtacgtcaaggctgtatactgtcaccctgcttatttaaattatatgcagagtgcacaatgagaaatgctgggctgtaagaatcacaagctggaatcaagattgctgggagaaatatcaaaaacctcaggtatgcagatgacaccacccttatggcagaaagtgaagaggaactaaaaagcctcttgatgaaagtgaaagaggagaatgaaaaagttggcttaaagctcaacattcagaaaactaagatcatggcatctggtcccatctcttcatgggaaatagatggggaaacagaggaagactttatttttctgggctccaaaatcactgcagatggtgactgcagccatgaaattaaaaggcgcttactccttggaaggaaagttatgaccaacctagatggcatattcaaaagcagagatattactttgccaacaaaggtccgtctagtcatggctatggtttttccagtgttcatgtatggatgtgagagttggactgtgaagaaagctgaagtattgatgcttttgaactgtgttgttggggaagactcttgacagttccttggactgcaaggagatccaaccagtccatcctaaaggaaatcagtcctgaatattcattggaaagactgatgctgaagctgaagctccattactttggtcacttgatgtgaagaattgactcatttgaaaagaccctcatgctgggaaagattgaaggagggaggaaagtggatgacagaggatggaatggttgggtggcatcaccaacacaatggacatgagtttgagtcaactccaggtgttggtgatggacagtgaagcctggcgtgctgcagtccatgggattgcaaagagtcagacacaactgagcaaatgaactaaactgaactgaactgaactggtccaGAGAGATAGTTCAGCACTCAGCAGTCCTCTGAATTCTTCACTTGGGAGAGCATGAAGCTGGAGGAGCATTGTATTCATGAATGAGATaggaaatttgtccatttcatccttttcttctcaagagttcatattatttttatttatatgataGTAAATCATATTCAATAATATTTCATAGTGATGACTTATaggataattattttagaaatacaaaCATATATTGAGAATTTTATTCActtgtattaaaataaaacattttcaaaattgtatGGTTCCAAATGCAGTACTAATTATCATTAACATTCCCATTTtccaaactttattttatttaataatattaaggatataaattttatttgtacCTTCAAGTTCTAcagatttctctctttcttatctCCTGAGATGAGttaccaaatattttaaataatttatgcaaCACCTATTCCTAAGAAAAGTAGAATTGAAAATTCCAGGAAAACTTGGTGAGCAACAGTACAAAAATATGCATCAATTACAACAATTAGAAAATACTATACAGCTAAATAAGTACAAATTTAATTGCTTATTTGGTGAATTGCTTATGTGATTTTCAGTTTATGAGTCTAACAATATGATTTTTACAAAAGTCATATATGGatttgagaattggaccataaagaagactgagcactgaaaaatttatgctttcgaaatgtggtgctggagaagaatcttgagagtcacttggacagcaaggaaatcaaaccagtcaatcctaaaggaaatcaactctgaatattcattggaaggactgatgctgaagttgacacgccaaaattttggccacctgatacaaagagacgattcattggaaaagatcttgatgctgggaaagattgaggtcaggaggagaagggggtagcagaggatgagttggttgtaTGGCAttattgacttaatggacataggACTGaaaaaactcagggagatagtgaaggacagggaagcttatcctgctgcagtccatggagtcacaaagagacagacatgactcgGCCAGTTAACAactgttggggtcctttaatggaacAGGACCTGGCGGTCTGGAGTAGATGATAAGAACGTGAAAgagagagccagagagagagaaagaaagacacgggacccaagctctgatggagcaaaggtgctttaatgatttttctgtgagtatatataggatgtagtataagaattttttttttttttacaatgataaagaaaaccaAACGTAAGGTAACTGTTACCAAGAGAACAAGGGATAATAATGGTCACAAGGTCAAgagacaatccatatctcaagaaaaaGGGGGGcgagactaagcagttttgttGTAAAGAGAACATTTACTAAAGGAGACCCAAGCCTGTCTCACACaatgacctcagtcctgagagCTGCACAGTTCTACTCGCCTCTGGCAGAAGccgataaggaacagaggatttatgagaaacagaacgtaggaatcctcctgttaaacattccctgacacacaacaataacaacaacaacaacaaggaattGAAAGACTTACATGCTGAGGAGgatgaaacataaagaaaattaaagaggattcaaaaaatagaaagatatccCAGGCTCTTGAATTGGAAGTATCCATGCTGTTAAAATGGCTATTCTATATAAAGCACTTTACATATTTAATGACATCCCTATCAAATGACCCACGACATTCACAAAACTAGCAAAAACAATCCAAAAAATTGTATGGATtcataaaagatataaaattgcCAAAGCAATTCTGTGGGGAAGGGGGAAACAGAAGGCATAACTCTTCCAggcttcagacaatactacaaagttacagtaatcaaaactgtgATATTggtacaaaaataaacatatggatcaatgggacaaatagacaaccta comes from the Bubalus kerabau isolate K-KA32 ecotype Philippines breed swamp buffalo chromosome 1, PCC_UOA_SB_1v2, whole genome shotgun sequence genome and includes:
- the LOC129627470 gene encoding LOW QUALITY PROTEIN: olfactory receptor 2AK2-like (The sequence of the model RefSeq protein was modified relative to this genomic sequence to represent the inferred CDS: deleted 2 bases in 1 codon), whose protein sequence is MKTGNQSVKTDFILLGFFQYGPIDTVLFAVIAILFSVALMGNIILILLIQLDTRLHTPMYFLLSQLSFIDMMYISTIVPKMATNFLSNSKTTTFFGCEIQAFVFLVLGGTEALLLGVMSYDRYVAICHPLHYPVLMSKKICWFMITCAWTGCSINSLIHTLYAFQLPFCRSRINHFFCEVPSMLPLVCQDTSQYEHTILLSGLIILLLPFMAILASYACVLTVVFQMSSGKGQTKAVSTCSSHLTVASLFYVTTLSTYTRPHSLHSPEEDKIVAVFYTIITPLLNPFIYSLRNKEVIRALRKVCVQKI